The Lytechinus variegatus isolate NC3 chromosome 1, Lvar_3.0, whole genome shotgun sequence nucleotide sequence GAAGTTCAAATTTGACGATTTTACTTGCacaatttttaaattaatttgattCATTTTCGACCATGACTTTTACAAACTTTtatgtaaaatgaatgaaaagtaaaAGCAAATATTAGTTGGGTAGTTTTTGTAGTATAGGCCCACATAGGTAGAAGAAGGTGCGTGGTATTGATTAAATGCCCAAAGTTGTTGATTAAGCCTTGTAAGGGATTGGGTCTGGCATCATAGGCTCGTAAGGAGGAGGTGCTGCCTTCTTCTTCGCCTGGAATAGGTAGTAGATGCAAACGATCGCCCCCGCGAATTCCAGGAGACTCAATACACCTTCGGCTGCATGGATGTAGACGCACTCCATCTGTCACGTTGATTTGGCGGGAAAATACAAAGTGAGAGGAAAATTATTATAGTACTGTCCAATCtaattgattgaaattaaaaagaaaacaaactttCACACTTTTTTCGCCTTATAATGGAATGCCTACCGAAAATTTGATCCTTAAAAATTGTTACTAGTATGCATGGGCAAACTAATATAGGGCCTTTTGGGAGGCGCTTGACCACTATACATGCAAACGGTATTGCATCAAAAAGActtgtaaaataatgaattaattaattaataaacagACATAACTTGAAGCattgattaataaatgaataatcaaagtcataaatactttcagagacTGCCTAAATAGAAGAAATACTGATTATAATTGTGAAGATATAGAGCTACTCCAAAATCTGATTGTGGAAAGTAGcctacactgttaaaatacgctgattttacagaaaaaaaaagaagattttgcagaaagcaataccggaatcattctgtaaattcataaaacaggaatttttctgcaatttaacagaacaggtctgtttaaaatcggtaaatggtgttttatttaaggaaatttgtaaggtcccatacaccaaataccaatttcctgtaatctTACATGATGTAAAGTAAAATTACGCATTCTGTTAAGATtgcaggtgttctcgagactctgctgcaggaaggtcttatattttaaggataaattttctgaCAGTGTATAGACTCATCGTTACAACAAagagaatattgaaaaaattacTTATGGTATTGTCATTACGACAACAATTTCAAGATTGATGACGAAAATAACTAAGGGcctaaatgaatacataaaggTCCGTTTTCTGAAGTCCCGACTAAAATtgaccatcatgaccatggtCTATAGCTAAATTAATTTATGAGAAGCCAAAGATGTAGAGGTTTTGCTTACATTGTACGCATCTATATAGCTTGCCAATTTATTTCTCCGTGCCTTAATGGGGgtgaattatttttgttaattttatcgCATAGTTGTGAATGGTTAACGTGCCAAATAAGCTGATAAATTCAACTTTTATTCTAAAAGAAATGTTCTGTCACAATTGACTATTCCTATATTAGATCTGAGTcaaggggagcgtttcatcaacttgatttgtccgacaagttgtcagatctgacaactttcgtGGATTTAGATTggttgagaggcactgttactattgtaactgtcggatgaaacagGACTTggcggataaaacgtctgacaagtactttcatgaaacgctcccttcCGACGaggtgtcagatctgacaactgtcctcgactctgattggctgagaagcactgttactatggcaactgtcggaGAAAAAGGCCTACAAGTGCTCCCTATAATACGGGccaaaaaaacccaaaatgTTATTTACGATACACGAAGATGGCCAGTGGTAGTGGGTTGGATAGGGCGACCACGGGGGTGATGTGGTGGTGGGTGCAGCGGTGGTAGTGTGGTTGCCGAATATGGGTTTGTCACAATCTCGACTGTCGTAGACGTAGGCGGCGACCTCGACCCCGAACAAGGTCACGGCGAAGGTCATAGCGATGACCAACATGATACTGTAGGTGTATTCCTGTGATTTAAGTAGAAAatgacaaggggggggggtcatttaaAAATCTGATCAGTCCATTTTCCCCCCACAAAATGTTCACCCAGGGTGAACAATTGTTTGGCAGAAGGTACAAtatatttgtatgattttaaaCGATATGGGGCACTGTCGTACAGATatggtatgtgtgtgtgtgtgtgtgggggggggggctgcaggCCATGGACCCCCCAAAAGGAGACGagagagaaaattgaaataaaagggggtgtgatatcattttctgaataatgATGTCACAGTATATCACCATACTATTTTGtatgcaaaatgtaaaaaaaaagttataaatcGCTTCATTCGATCGCggtttattttaaaagaaattttgcCCCACACACCTTGGCTGggcccctaatttttttttgctcataaGGCCACTGACTTAAGGGGGGGTAATACCTTACTTCTCAATGTTTGCTGATATACTGAGATGgagtatatatacatatatatacggCGGTCTATAAGCAGAATCACGATAAATCTAACTTTGTCTACATAAATATGACCAACATTTTGGAGAGTAAAGCTTTCGTGTTACTGTTATACATTGTCATACACTGATACTTTTGATGAAATAGAAGACAAAATATGAACGATGGTATTCATATTTAGGCCTATTGCTTTGACCCATAAAAAGATTAATTGACGAATTGGACTTTTAGAAAAGCACGATATTCCTTctataaaatatataaagttaCATTTGATAAATGTgacaatgttgaaaatttgaaagaccccccccccaaaaaaaggagacagaaaaaaagaaagggggcTATTGGGGCAAGGCTTCAAAGGTCTTTGAATTCACCAGACCCAcataataaaacagaaaaaaagattcATAAATCCGGGAGATAAGTGCCAACATTCcagaaatgaattataaaaaaaacgtaCCACTCCGTATGAACTTCGAGATGCATGTATAACGCCAACGATGCCTGTGGCCATCACCTGTGTTTAGGTAAAATAATCACAAGGACTCCTTCAAATTTTTACATTAGTATTTGCGTATACAAATCTAATATTAGCCACTGTATTATTGCTCCGCATTATGCAAGACATCTTCCgttgaattttattaatttgtttattttcccaAACACCACGGTTTTTAGATAATTCATTGCAGTGAGAATAGTATAGTGCATAAGCACATCAATGATATAATAGCTCTGAAAACGAGAAATTTCCTTAGGATGTAAAGGAATCTCCGGGctgaaattatttatttctaaatagataaagcaaaatactgaacaaaacgatgaaaatttcatcaaaatcggataacaaataacgaagttattgatttttaaagttttgcaatattttgtgaaaatagttgcacgtcatcatgaatattcattagttgggctgatgatttcacatccccattttcccttttcttatgtattaCGTGAAATCCTAATTGTTTCATTAACACGTGTGAACAatgtgtctcctttataatgaaataagttgcagcaatgaatatctaatgcattaaatcagttgtcaaacCAATATTTTCGGTTgttggtagaaaaaaattgaataaacctaatttcatataaaataaaaaacggaagaacaagtggggatatgacatcaccaTTTTGctaattgaatattcatgaggacataatttatttagaactgtttcaccggcataatgcatatctttaaaatgccataactcttttattccttgtccgattttgatcaattttttagtgttttgtttGCTGATTTTTCTATATCTGTTTATATCATACTttcttcagcccggagcatccttTCAAACAAGCAAAACAGAGGAACAAGCCCCTATTACCAGCATTATACCTGTGacatatcatatatatatatctatgtaATCACTCTTATTTGAGTATTTTATTGCATTATCTAATGGCGCTGTATATGGTGTTGGATTAATTATTGATTTTCGTATAATTTACAATATTCACATTCATTAAAACGAagtaaaaatcaaagaaatgtatCTATCAGGAATCAAAAACAGCAAAATTTAGAAATGAATGttgcacaattattttttttgtacgtATTTGTTTTCATGAGAAGAGAAAAtgatgtcatgattttttttttttgggggggggaatttgATTAAGCAATAACAAAATTGACAGTTTCGTCTTGTCACATAAAAAAGATTAAGTTGTAGGACGATAGGTGAACTTATTTCACATAaggttttgtaaaaaaaaataatatatgtaaTGATGACGACATTGATGattaacgatgatgatgattgtgatgatgatgatgatgatgatgatgatgatgataatgatgatgatgacggtgatgataatggtgatgacgatCATGACGATCGTGGAGGTGTTGCAAAGTACTATCCAATCATTTTCATCCAAACGCCAAATACACTTCTTCAAAAACGCTTCTTCATGTTCTTACCAACATTAATATAAATACTGATAATGAAGTTAATAATGCCAAGGAGAAAACTCACCGTAAGGCCGACCCAGATCCCAGCTGACACATAATACAGGTAACAGTAGTAACTGATTGAACCAGCCCCGAGGATGATCATGAGGTTACCAATGACCACCTGGGCTAGTGCCCGAGTCATCTCTGTCCAGACGATGTCAGGTTGCGGACGTGGTTCGTCCTTCAGCTTCTCTTTCTTGCCACTCGTCATTACTTTGtttctgtttgaaaaaaaaacatatatattttttgaattatggaATGTTTGAGGATAGACCCTTAGcagcactggcggatccagggggtgggggcacgggccggcttttgagaggcacaattaaaatttgtaatgtaaaattgcGATAAAACAGAAGGGTGctccccttttgaaagtgaagaccctGTTTGTTTTTtcgcttgtcatatttttttcgtggacgaaatcaCCTTAATTTGTgggttaaaacctttttttctgcttgtcaaatttttcctcgggaaaatgtgccccctccctTTCGAAAAATCGTGGATCCGCTCCTGTAAACTCAGTCTTagaatatgaacatgatgaataaatgatatttcGTTTTGTAATGATTAGACTTGAAAGTTCTAACCAGTCAGTGGCATGGTGAACTAAAAATAAtagtgattttaaaaaatgagaggCTCAAATGGCGGATGAAGCAAAAGttctaaaaagaaagaaaaacactttttaatacaaagtctatatatttcttgaatagattttttgacatgatattttgaaaacaatatgtttcactctttcccttcctttttctcTCTACACCCCCCTTTTCGGTGTAACCCCCCCccgaccaaaaaaaaaccctgaatgCCAATGATTCTAAGTATCATCATCTTAATTCTCAGtgaatgacaaaaatatatatccatTCCCAAAATGTCGTTCTGACGATCGCAGCATGCTTTAGctctataaacatgataaaagggAAATGATCGAATGGAGCTGATTAAATATCATTGTGAATTCAAGGCAGTAATTATCATTAGCCTTCAAAACATAAGGGGGAATttaattaaatttgattttgcttCGTATGAATGTTAATTAGCGAAAGCGATCTCAAGATGGAGATAAGggaatgaaaagaaagagagaaagggcgAGGAGAAAGTGAATAACAATGAAAAAGCTACACTTATATAGTGATACTGGAATATAAATCACTTACCTTGTATAACTCTTGCAACAACAAACTCCGATTCCTTGAATGTATAGGTGTACGTTGTCAATGAATGTGCAAAAGAAATGCCAATTTTGAAAATGAGATGTcgtttaatttcattatttggtCTAGAGCAAATAGACTTTGAACTTTCGTGCCGTCGCCTTCACTATTATCTTGTGAGAGACCTTGATAACATAGCACCAGGTGTTTGTAAAGATATTTGATATTAAGTGAAGAAAATGCGGTATGATATTTTGCCAGAGGGGGTGGGGCTTAGGGCCGGGGAAGGGGGTGGCAAGATCATCGAAATAATTATTATGCTGTCATAATTTTACCCCAGTTGAATTACAGGGTAGATTACAGGGCAGTTAACCCGTCCAGATCTCTcaatttatccccccccccctctctctctaccccTTCACAAACCAAAAGGCAATGGAGGGGTGCACCCTGCTCCCGTCCCCAGTGGCGTTACTCCCATGCAGAGTGTAGACAAGACTGTCATGACTGTATAATAATGTGTTTTAAAGGTTTTATACTTACAAATGGAACATATTATCAACCAa carries:
- the LOC121417162 gene encoding uncharacterized protein LOC121417162, which encodes MTSGKKEKLKDEPRPQPDIVWTEMTRALAQVVIGNLMIILGAGSISYYCYLYYVSAGIWVGLTVMATGIVGVIHASRSSYGVEYTYSIMLVIAMTFAVTLFGVEVAAYVYDSRDCDKPIFGNHTTTAAPTTTSPPWSPYPTHYHWPSSCIMECVYIHAAEGVLSLLEFAGAIVCIYYLFQAKKKAAPPPYEPMMPDPIPYKA